Proteins co-encoded in one Gleimia hominis genomic window:
- a CDS encoding cell division protein PerM: MEEMFETTRTRLRQLRQRVWRPQDPKKSTETASKQNEDSAVQTETEPVELKTELLEPETEPVRKREDNVGAAFETTVNLQRPEYVISLPKGWARVMVAAIEASLFTWALGAGLTLVAFLLTANNSWVLSVDWNTAMSTGADIVALGYLSPLRFAGVNLSFYPLGLTLLFILMGVVGVRYSNAISSRVSALFIPFYTVTSAVVAFFAAHHAQVWRVALGAALVSTIAWAWTARKSLRSLRSPRSKLLVRALRDSAIALGATTLLGLGLVLYATVSSWSQIEDISALLGAAGWDQVFVWLAQILYVPNAIAAALSWLAGPGFVTSVGAVHAPSKVVSAPIPAIPWLGAVPHGTVTAWVVAVLIVLGLVLGLVHVWKCRESSLGAHATRLAVGLGVYAAVMFAWMYASNGALWNGQMADFGPRSLLGALFVTLEVGGVGAAVSLLLHPVCLALYRRGAQAAAASLRVGSSNLKDEVRARVQARRAKSAPRSETSAVPQEANPVSEQEVNPSPDTQLQSQDQGSAAAHPESGLEANPRQVPQPETEPDQALEDLGEQRGERKGKAGQPAGSGSDQAGKSQAAAPKSDRTEEDQPEARESDQIGDA; this comes from the coding sequence ATGGAGGAGATGTTTGAAACCACCCGCACTCGTCTACGCCAGTTACGCCAACGCGTCTGGCGCCCTCAGGATCCCAAAAAATCAACCGAAACCGCATCTAAACAAAACGAGGATTCGGCGGTGCAAACGGAAACTGAACCGGTCGAGCTGAAAACTGAACTGCTAGAGCCAGAAACTGAGCCGGTACGGAAGCGGGAAGACAATGTGGGCGCGGCGTTCGAAACCACAGTGAATTTGCAGCGGCCCGAATACGTGATCTCGCTACCTAAAGGGTGGGCGCGCGTGATGGTGGCAGCAATTGAGGCATCGTTGTTCACGTGGGCACTGGGAGCGGGGTTGACGCTGGTCGCGTTCTTGCTCACCGCTAACAACTCGTGGGTGCTGTCGGTGGATTGGAACACGGCAATGAGCACCGGGGCGGACATCGTGGCCCTGGGCTACTTGTCGCCCCTGCGGTTCGCGGGCGTGAACCTCTCGTTCTACCCACTGGGGCTAACGCTCTTGTTCATCCTAATGGGCGTGGTTGGAGTGCGGTATTCGAACGCGATTTCCTCGCGGGTGAGCGCGCTGTTCATCCCGTTCTACACCGTGACGTCCGCCGTGGTGGCGTTCTTCGCCGCCCACCACGCGCAGGTGTGGCGGGTTGCGTTAGGCGCGGCCCTGGTATCCACAATCGCGTGGGCGTGGACGGCACGCAAGTCGTTGAGGTCCCTGCGTAGCCCGCGGAGCAAACTACTGGTCCGGGCACTGCGAGATAGCGCGATTGCGTTAGGTGCGACGACCCTGCTGGGCTTGGGATTAGTTTTGTATGCGACGGTCTCCTCGTGGAGCCAGATCGAGGACATTTCTGCCCTGCTGGGGGCAGCGGGGTGGGACCAGGTGTTCGTGTGGCTCGCACAGATCTTGTATGTGCCGAATGCCATCGCGGCAGCCCTGTCGTGGCTGGCGGGCCCGGGATTCGTGACGTCTGTAGGCGCTGTGCATGCGCCGTCGAAAGTGGTGTCCGCACCGATTCCGGCGATTCCTTGGTTGGGGGCCGTACCTCATGGCACTGTTACCGCGTGGGTAGTAGCGGTACTGATTGTTCTGGGGCTAGTTCTGGGTCTGGTGCACGTTTGGAAGTGCCGCGAATCGTCCCTGGGGGCGCACGCAACCCGGTTGGCAGTGGGGCTGGGGGTGTATGCGGCAGTGATGTTCGCGTGGATGTATGCATCGAACGGGGCATTGTGGAACGGGCAGATGGCTGATTTTGGCCCCCGATCCCTGCTCGGAGCTTTATTCGTGACGCTAGAAGTGGGGGGTGTTGGCGCCGCCGTTTCACTATTGCTGCACCCCGTTTGTTTAGCGCTTTACCGCCGGGGAGCGCAGGCTGCTGCAGCAAGTTTGCGTGTTGGGTCCAGTAATTTGAAGGATGAGGTTCGCGCTCGCGTGCAGGCTCGGCGCGCCAAGTCCGCGCCGCGGTCAGAAACCAGTGCTGTCCCTCAGGAAGCGAATCCTGTTAGTGAACAGGAGGTGAACCCGTCGCCTGATACGCAACTGCAGTCGCAAGACCAGGGCAGTGCCGCCGCGCACCCAGAATCGGGCTTGGAGGCCAACCCGAGGCAGGTGCCACAGCCAGAAACGGAGCCGGATCAGGCCCTTGAGGATCTGGGGGAGCAGCGGGGCGAACGGAAGGGGAAAGCAGGTCAACCGGCGGGCTCAGGAAGCGACCAGGCGGGGAAATCCCAGGCAGCCGCACCAAAGAGCGATCGGACCGAGGAAGACCAACCTGAAGCACGGGAAAGCGATCAGATTGGGGACGCCTAG
- a CDS encoding DNA adenine methylase, producing MFKYLGSKRRLVPALAQIAQTLGAETAVDLFTGTTRVAQAFKKLGIHTTACDIATYSHVLAQTYVQTDARELDMRALEKAVEQLNALEGKDGYVTDTFCKKARYFQPKNGRRIDAIRDQIEHRYAGSALYPILLTSLMEAADRVDSTTGVQMAYLKQWAARAYRDMHLRIPHLLPGGGRAVRGDAMRLVDELEPVDLMYLDPPYNQHRYFTNYHIWETLVRWDAPQTYGIAMKRVDAREDATKSVFNSKPRMKRAFFDLLGRARARTLVVSYNDESWIEADEMRTHLKTVGFEDVAMLAFDYNRYVGAKIGIHSPTGKRVGKVSHTRCKEWVFVAGPRQQVSRIRNLKEIVPAGEPHP from the coding sequence TTGTTCAAGTACTTAGGGTCAAAGCGGCGGCTTGTGCCCGCACTGGCACAGATTGCGCAGACCTTGGGTGCCGAAACAGCGGTGGACCTTTTCACTGGAACCACGCGGGTTGCGCAAGCGTTTAAAAAACTCGGGATCCACACCACCGCTTGTGACATTGCCACCTATTCGCACGTGCTGGCGCAAACATACGTGCAAACAGATGCTCGCGAACTCGACATGCGGGCGTTAGAAAAAGCCGTGGAGCAACTCAATGCCCTCGAGGGTAAAGACGGGTACGTGACTGACACGTTTTGTAAAAAGGCGCGGTATTTTCAACCCAAAAACGGGCGGCGAATAGATGCGATTCGCGACCAGATTGAACACCGGTACGCCGGCAGCGCGCTGTACCCGATCTTGCTGACCTCCCTGATGGAAGCTGCGGACCGGGTGGATTCCACAACGGGGGTGCAGATGGCGTACTTGAAACAGTGGGCGGCGCGGGCTTACCGCGATATGCATCTGCGGATCCCACATTTGCTGCCCGGTGGGGGCCGAGCCGTGCGAGGTGACGCCATGCGGCTGGTGGACGAACTGGAACCGGTGGACCTCATGTACCTGGATCCGCCGTACAACCAACACCGGTACTTCACGAACTACCACATTTGGGAAACACTGGTGCGCTGGGATGCGCCGCAAACCTACGGGATTGCGATGAAACGCGTGGACGCGCGCGAAGACGCCACGAAATCTGTGTTCAACTCAAAACCGCGGATGAAACGCGCGTTCTTCGATCTCTTAGGCCGCGCTCGCGCGCGCACACTCGTGGTGTCATACAACGACGAATCTTGGATTGAAGCAGATGAAATGCGCACGCACCTAAAAACCGTGGGCTTCGAAGACGTTGCCATGCTCGCGTTCGACTACAACCGGTACGTGGGGGCGAAAATCGGGATCCACAGCCCCACTGGTAAGCGGGTGGGGAAAGTGTCGCATACGCGCTGTAAAGAATGGGTTTTTGTGGCGGGGCCGCGCCAGCAGGTGAGCCGCATCC
- the sucD gene encoding succinate--CoA ligase subunit alpha — translation MSIFLSKEDRVIVQGMTGSEGMKHTTRMLAAGTQVVGGVNPRKAGQIVKFNIEPYGPMADQVEAGEHEVEVFGTVAEAKAATGAQVSVVFVPPRFAKDAVIEAIDAQMRLVVVITEGIPVKDAVEFRQRAADAGVQIIGPNCPGIISPEQSNVGITPADITAAGPLGLVSKSGTLTYQLMYELSDLGFTTCIGIGGDPIIGTTHIDALRAFEEDPNTKAIVMIGEIGGDAEERAAEFIKEHVSKPVVAYVAGFTAPEGKTMGHAGAIVSGSSGTAQAKKEALEAVGVKVGKTPTQTAQLARELLK, via the coding sequence ATGTCGATTTTTTTGAGTAAAGAAGACCGCGTGATCGTGCAGGGCATGACGGGTTCGGAAGGTATGAAGCACACGACCCGTATGCTCGCCGCAGGCACCCAAGTGGTGGGTGGAGTGAACCCGCGTAAAGCCGGGCAGATCGTGAAGTTCAATATTGAACCGTACGGGCCGATGGCGGACCAGGTTGAAGCTGGGGAGCATGAAGTTGAGGTGTTCGGCACTGTGGCCGAGGCGAAGGCTGCGACGGGCGCGCAGGTGTCCGTAGTTTTTGTGCCTCCGCGGTTCGCGAAAGACGCGGTAATTGAGGCGATTGATGCGCAAATGCGCTTAGTTGTGGTGATTACCGAGGGTATCCCGGTGAAGGACGCGGTGGAGTTCCGCCAGCGCGCCGCAGACGCGGGCGTGCAGATCATCGGTCCGAACTGCCCGGGCATTATTTCACCAGAGCAGTCAAACGTGGGGATCACCCCGGCTGACATTACGGCTGCTGGCCCGCTCGGACTCGTGTCGAAGTCGGGTACTTTGACGTATCAGCTGATGTACGAGCTGTCCGACCTGGGCTTCACCACGTGCATTGGTATTGGGGGCGACCCGATTATTGGCACCACGCACATTGATGCGTTGCGGGCGTTTGAGGAGGACCCAAACACTAAAGCGATTGTGATGATCGGTGAGATCGGTGGGGATGCGGAAGAACGCGCCGCCGAGTTCATTAAGGAGCACGTGAGCAAACCCGTGGTGGCGTACGTCGCGGGATTCACCGCTCCGGAAGGGAAAACCATGGGGCACGCGGGAGCGATTGTCTCTGGTTCTTCCGGCACCGCGCAGGCGAAAAAAGAAGCGCTCGAGGCCGTGGGCGTGAAAGTGGGGAAGACCCCCACGCAGACCGCGCAGCTGGCACGTGAACTTTTGAAATAA
- a CDS encoding NADP-dependent isocitrate dehydrogenase: MSKIKVAGPVVELDGDEMTRIMWQFIKDRMIHPYLDIDLKYYDLGIENRDATNDQVTIDAANAIKEHGVGVKCATITPDEARVKEFNLKEMWKSPNGTIRNILGGVVFREPIIISNVPRLVPNWTKPIVIGRHAHGDQYKATDFKVPGAGSVTLTFTPEDGSEPIQHEVVKMPEGGGVTMGMYNFNESIKDFARASFTYGLQRGYPVFLSTKNTILKAYDGAFKDIFQDIYDSEFKEEFEKAGLTYEHRLIDDMVASSLRWEGGYVWACKNYDGDVQSDTVAQGFGSLGLMTSVLMTPDGKTVEAEAAHGTVTRHYRRHQKGEPTSTNPIASIFAWTGGLKHRGKLDNTPEVTGFAQTLEDVIIKTVEGGQMTKDLARLIGPDQEWLTTEQFLQALDENLQARLK; encoded by the coding sequence ATGTCGAAGATCAAGGTAGCAGGCCCAGTAGTGGAGCTTGACGGCGACGAAATGACGCGCATCATGTGGCAGTTCATCAAAGACCGCATGATCCACCCGTACCTCGATATCGATCTGAAATACTACGACCTCGGGATTGAAAACCGCGACGCCACGAACGACCAGGTGACGATCGATGCGGCGAACGCGATCAAAGAACACGGGGTGGGCGTCAAATGCGCCACCATCACGCCGGACGAGGCGCGCGTCAAGGAGTTCAACCTCAAGGAAATGTGGAAGAGCCCGAATGGAACTATCCGCAACATCCTCGGGGGCGTGGTGTTCCGCGAGCCCATCATCATTTCGAACGTACCCCGCCTCGTTCCGAACTGGACGAAACCCATTGTGATTGGCCGTCACGCGCACGGCGACCAGTACAAGGCCACTGATTTTAAAGTTCCCGGCGCGGGCAGCGTGACTTTGACGTTCACCCCAGAAGATGGCAGTGAACCGATTCAGCATGAGGTAGTGAAGATGCCTGAGGGCGGTGGCGTCACAATGGGCATGTACAACTTCAACGAGTCAATCAAAGACTTCGCCCGCGCATCCTTCACCTACGGTCTGCAGCGCGGCTACCCCGTGTTCTTGTCGACGAAGAACACGATCCTCAAGGCCTACGATGGGGCGTTCAAAGATATTTTCCAGGATATCTACGACTCCGAGTTCAAAGAGGAGTTTGAAAAAGCGGGGTTAACGTACGAGCACCGGCTGATTGACGACATGGTGGCCTCGTCCCTCAGGTGGGAAGGTGGCTACGTGTGGGCATGTAAGAACTACGATGGCGACGTGCAGTCCGACACAGTAGCTCAAGGGTTCGGGTCGCTGGGGCTGATGACGTCCGTGCTGATGACGCCCGATGGGAAAACTGTGGAAGCGGAAGCGGCGCACGGCACGGTTACCCGCCACTACCGTCGTCACCAAAAAGGGGAACCTACCTCCACTAACCCAATCGCGTCGATTTTCGCTTGGACCGGAGGGTTGAAGCACCGCGGTAAACTCGACAATACTCCGGAGGTAACTGGTTTCGCCCAAACCCTGGAAGACGTGATTATAAAAACCGTTGAGGGTGGGCAGATGACGAAAGACTTGGCGCGACTCATCGGGCCGGACCAGGAGTGGTTAACGACCGAGCAGTTCCTGCAGGCGCTAGACGAGAACTTGCAGGCGCGGTTGAAGTAA
- a CDS encoding acyl-CoA dehydratase activase-related protein yields MANSLTTSSKTIPNALHIGIDVGSTTVKAVAMSNTGKRVFADYRRHNADVRRELVKLLRDVLQDVGNTPALMAVTGSGGFAVAQAMGVPFVQEVIAETEATRVFHPDTDVIIELGGEDAKLTYLHPTPEQRMNGTCAGGTGAFIDQMATLLDTDASGLNELAAQAKTQYPIASRCGVFAKSDVQPLLNQGAAHADIAASVFTAVATQTIAGLACGRPIRGNVMLLGGPLHFLPELREAYRALLPKVESFITPPDAQLYVALGAALMATHTKPGQDPQTPRPLKDLIKDLVEAEVVAESTRMRPLFKDTAERQAFDTRHAQETIEQIPASQAHGRCWLGIDAGSTTIKAVVIDERDRIVFTHYASNEGDPLRAAIEIVKQVRTQLPEDVVIGRCCSTGYGEGLVKTALTMDEGEVETMAHFRAANYMSPGVSSVIDIGGQDMKYIRIKDGVVDSISVNEACSAGCGSFLQTFAASMGVSVEEFANLATQSPAPVDLGTRCTVFMNSSVKQAQKEGADTGAIASGLSYSVVRNALYKVIKLKSPEDLGEKVVVQGGTFLNDAVLRAFELLTGRQVVRPNIAGLMGAYGAALTAKNHDDGTGVSSLVQLEDLKNFQVETTRKTCRLCQNHCNMTISTFSNGERHVSGNRCERGASLERIPKKSELPNLYEWKYKRMFGYRRLREKDAYRGDMGVPRVLGMYEDYPLWFTVLTKLGFRVMISGRSNHELFERGMESIPSENVCYPAKLAHGHIESLLDKGLKNIFYPCVNYNQKKDSHDANFNCPIVATYPEVLRHNMESLADGRANFISPYMNLDNREAMARQLVKALAPWDVELEEALAAIEAGFEEQEAVRAEIAQKGRETLAWMREHDTRGIVLAGRPYHLDPEINHGIPEVIVGLGMAVLTEDSVMDQRLARPIRVRDQWTYHSRLYEASATVSMSPDLQLVQLTSFGCGLDAVTAEQVLEILQQNGDIFTQLKIDEVSNLGAAKIRLRSLDAAAAERATSSQVLATYPAGKGREDGVPSPLVHTDYDPVEFTKRMRDEKWEVLVPQMAPIQFRLAEVALRKAGYNVRLLEQTTPESNELGLKFVNNDACYPAIVVIGQLIDELESGRVDPNRVAVAISQTGGMCRATNYASLLRKGLRDAGYGQVPVLPVSLQSVEKASGFSLTPAIVHSVIQSIVMGDALQTMVLRTRPYEVEPGSVMALYERWNTLMRSWLASGRAGEFGRIRYSRLIAQCVSEFDNLPIAGPRKPRVGLVGEILVKFHPYANNHAVGTIEDEGCEAVLPGLLQFFQSAMSDGDWRAENMGETGGRRLKKLVLAALSLYERPVRKAFAKTNGKFEASTPIDQMAKRAADIAPQGLQAGEGWYLVGEMMDMIENGCPNIICAQPFACLPNHVVGKGMFRPLRKKYPQANIVGIDYDPGASAVNQLNRIKLMISTALMADGSLQWDEAAVEAQPATKPGAVPACGAACGCAPAGRAAGPVAIGMPRVRSAR; encoded by the coding sequence ATGGCGAATTCCTTGACCACGAGCAGCAAAACAATCCCGAACGCCTTGCATATCGGCATCGACGTGGGGTCGACAACTGTCAAAGCGGTGGCGATGAGCAATACTGGCAAACGCGTGTTCGCAGACTACCGGCGTCACAACGCAGACGTGCGCCGCGAACTTGTGAAACTCCTGCGCGACGTCCTGCAGGACGTGGGGAATACGCCCGCACTAATGGCAGTTACCGGCTCGGGTGGATTCGCAGTTGCCCAAGCGATGGGCGTTCCCTTTGTGCAAGAGGTAATCGCTGAAACAGAAGCCACCCGCGTGTTCCACCCCGACACGGATGTGATCATCGAGCTTGGCGGTGAGGACGCCAAACTCACCTACCTGCACCCCACCCCGGAACAGCGCATGAACGGCACGTGCGCCGGGGGAACGGGCGCGTTCATCGACCAGATGGCCACCCTGCTGGACACCGACGCGTCCGGCCTAAACGAGCTGGCTGCCCAGGCGAAAACCCAGTACCCGATCGCCAGCCGCTGCGGTGTGTTCGCTAAATCTGACGTGCAGCCCCTGCTGAACCAAGGAGCTGCCCATGCTGACATCGCCGCGTCCGTATTCACCGCTGTAGCCACGCAAACCATCGCGGGCCTGGCTTGTGGGCGGCCGATCCGGGGCAACGTCATGCTCCTGGGTGGCCCCCTGCACTTCCTCCCTGAATTGCGGGAAGCGTACCGCGCGCTGCTACCTAAAGTGGAGAGCTTCATAACCCCACCGGATGCACAACTGTACGTCGCCCTCGGCGCAGCCCTCATGGCAACGCACACCAAACCCGGGCAAGATCCGCAAACCCCGCGTCCCCTCAAAGACCTCATCAAAGACCTGGTAGAAGCCGAAGTCGTAGCCGAATCCACGCGCATGCGGCCACTGTTCAAAGACACGGCAGAACGCCAGGCGTTCGACACCCGCCACGCACAAGAAACCATCGAACAAATCCCCGCTTCCCAAGCTCACGGGCGCTGCTGGTTAGGGATCGACGCGGGGTCCACTACCATCAAGGCGGTAGTTATAGACGAGCGCGACCGCATCGTGTTCACCCACTACGCTTCCAACGAAGGGGATCCACTGCGTGCCGCCATTGAAATCGTTAAACAAGTGCGGACGCAACTGCCAGAGGACGTGGTGATTGGCCGGTGCTGCTCAACCGGATACGGCGAAGGGCTCGTCAAAACCGCGTTGACCATGGATGAAGGCGAAGTGGAAACCATGGCGCACTTTAGGGCTGCGAACTACATGTCGCCCGGCGTTTCCTCCGTAATCGACATCGGTGGGCAAGACATGAAGTACATCCGGATCAAAGACGGCGTGGTGGATTCAATTTCCGTAAACGAGGCCTGCTCCGCCGGATGCGGCTCGTTCCTGCAAACCTTCGCCGCCTCCATGGGGGTCAGCGTAGAAGAGTTCGCTAACCTCGCCACGCAATCACCCGCCCCCGTAGATTTGGGGACGCGCTGCACCGTGTTCATGAACTCCTCGGTTAAACAAGCACAAAAAGAGGGGGCGGACACGGGAGCGATCGCCTCCGGCCTATCCTATTCCGTAGTGCGCAACGCACTGTACAAAGTTATAAAACTAAAATCCCCCGAAGATCTGGGCGAAAAAGTAGTTGTTCAAGGCGGCACCTTCCTCAACGACGCCGTGCTGCGCGCCTTCGAACTGCTCACCGGCCGGCAAGTAGTTAGGCCCAACATAGCGGGCCTCATGGGGGCGTACGGGGCGGCCCTCACGGCAAAAAACCACGACGACGGCACGGGCGTGTCCTCACTGGTGCAGTTAGAGGACCTCAAGAACTTCCAAGTGGAAACCACCCGCAAAACCTGCCGACTGTGCCAAAACCACTGCAACATGACGATCTCAACGTTCTCAAATGGGGAACGGCACGTGTCTGGGAACCGGTGTGAACGCGGTGCCTCCCTAGAGCGGATCCCAAAGAAATCCGAACTTCCGAACCTGTACGAATGGAAGTACAAACGCATGTTTGGGTACCGGCGGCTGCGTGAAAAAGACGCGTACCGCGGCGACATGGGGGTGCCGCGCGTGCTGGGAATGTACGAAGACTACCCACTGTGGTTCACCGTGCTCACTAAACTCGGGTTCCGCGTAATGATTTCGGGACGGTCAAACCACGAACTGTTCGAACGCGGGATGGAATCCATTCCGTCCGAGAACGTGTGCTACCCCGCTAAACTTGCGCACGGGCATATCGAAAGCCTGCTCGATAAGGGGCTGAAGAACATCTTCTACCCGTGCGTGAACTACAACCAGAAAAAAGACAGCCACGACGCGAACTTCAACTGCCCCATCGTTGCCACCTACCCGGAAGTGCTGCGGCACAACATGGAATCGCTCGCGGACGGACGGGCGAATTTCATTAGTCCGTATATGAATCTAGATAACCGTGAGGCCATGGCCCGGCAACTAGTGAAAGCGCTCGCGCCGTGGGATGTGGAACTAGAAGAAGCACTGGCCGCAATTGAAGCGGGGTTTGAGGAACAAGAGGCGGTGCGCGCCGAAATCGCGCAGAAGGGGCGCGAAACGCTCGCGTGGATGCGTGAACACGACACGCGCGGCATCGTTCTCGCGGGCCGCCCCTACCACTTGGACCCGGAGATTAACCATGGGATACCCGAGGTCATCGTGGGCTTGGGGATGGCGGTGCTCACCGAGGATTCAGTTATGGACCAGCGGTTAGCACGCCCTATTCGGGTGCGAGACCAGTGGACGTACCACTCGCGGTTGTACGAAGCGTCCGCCACCGTGTCCATGAGCCCGGATCTGCAGCTGGTTCAACTAACCAGTTTCGGCTGCGGCCTAGACGCGGTTACTGCCGAGCAAGTGCTAGAGATCTTGCAGCAAAACGGTGATATCTTCACCCAGCTGAAGATCGACGAAGTGTCCAACCTGGGGGCGGCAAAGATCCGGTTGCGTTCCCTAGACGCAGCCGCGGCCGAACGCGCCACCTCCTCCCAGGTGCTGGCCACGTATCCGGCTGGGAAAGGACGTGAGGACGGGGTTCCCTCCCCACTGGTACACACTGACTACGACCCGGTTGAGTTCACGAAGCGTATGCGCGACGAAAAGTGGGAAGTCCTGGTACCCCAAATGGCACCCATCCAGTTCCGACTCGCCGAAGTGGCGTTACGCAAAGCCGGGTATAACGTGCGGCTCTTAGAGCAAACCACCCCGGAGTCGAACGAACTGGGGTTGAAGTTCGTTAACAACGACGCCTGCTACCCCGCGATCGTGGTGATTGGACAACTGATCGACGAACTGGAGTCCGGGCGGGTAGATCCCAACCGGGTTGCGGTTGCGATCTCACAAACGGGGGGCATGTGCCGCGCCACCAACTACGCGTCACTGCTACGCAAAGGGTTGCGCGACGCCGGTTACGGGCAAGTGCCCGTCCTGCCCGTCTCACTGCAGTCAGTGGAGAAGGCCTCCGGGTTCTCCCTCACGCCAGCGATTGTGCACTCCGTTATCCAATCGATCGTCATGGGTGATGCGCTGCAGACCATGGTGTTACGCACCCGTCCATACGAAGTGGAACCCGGATCCGTGATGGCCCTTTACGAACGGTGGAACACGCTGATGCGCTCTTGGCTTGCTTCTGGCCGCGCCGGTGAGTTTGGACGCATTCGCTATAGCCGCCTAATCGCCCAGTGCGTAAGCGAGTTCGACAACCTCCCGATCGCCGGGCCGCGCAAACCACGAGTCGGCTTAGTGGGCGAGATCCTCGTGAAATTCCACCCCTACGCGAACAACCACGCGGTCGGCACCATTGAAGACGAAGGCTGCGAAGCCGTCCTCCCCGGACTGCTGCAGTTCTTCCAATCCGCCATGTCAGACGGCGATTGGCGGGCAGAAAACATGGGGGAGACCGGTGGGCGCCGCCTGAAAAAACTCGTACTCGCAGCCCTGTCACTGTACGAACGCCCGGTGCGCAAAGCGTTTGCGAAAACCAACGGGAAGTTCGAAGCCTCCACCCCAATCGACCAGATGGCTAAACGCGCCGCCGATATCGCGCCTCAAGGTCTGCAGGCGGGGGAGGGCTGGTACCTGGTCGGAGAAATGATGGACATGATCGAAAACGGGTGCCCCAATATTATTTGTGCGCAACCGTTCGCGTGTCTTCCGAACCACGTGGTGGGGAAAGGGATGTTCCGTCCGCTGCGGAAGAAGTATCCGCAAGCAAACATTGTGGGGATAGATTATGACCCGGGCGCGTCCGCAGTGAACCAACTGAACCGCATTAAACTCATGATTTCGACGGCGCTCATGGCCGACGGGTCGCTGCAGTGGGATGAAGCGGCGGTGGAAGCTCAGCCTGCGACTAAACCTGGAGCGGTGCCCGCATGTGGGGCCGCGTGCGGATGCGCTCCAGCGGGCCGTGCGGCCGGCCCGGTGGCAATTGGGATGCCGCGTGTGCGCAGCGCCCGCTAG
- a CDS encoding TetR family transcriptional regulator, which produces MPRENRAGRGPRAARGQVRDEIVRAAHRVFSTHDYQRASMRKIAREAGVDPAMTSYYFPSKAALFREAMSLPEDPAQQVREILEPGVDGLASRLIAAALENWEQASTAGTLATLLRMVMHDADTQRTFDQYFREQILSQVEASLGEDSALLAELVAGSLVGVLMMRYVARIEPLASIPASELHDRLTPIVQLLFTWGFSAKS; this is translated from the coding sequence ATGCCTAGAGAAAATCGGGCTGGAAGGGGGCCGCGGGCGGCTCGGGGCCAGGTGAGGGACGAAATTGTGCGGGCCGCACACCGCGTGTTTTCTACCCACGATTATCAGCGGGCGTCGATGCGCAAAATTGCCCGGGAGGCCGGTGTGGACCCCGCGATGACTTCCTATTATTTCCCAAGCAAAGCAGCGTTGTTCCGAGAAGCCATGTCTTTGCCGGAAGACCCGGCGCAGCAGGTGAGGGAAATCCTCGAACCGGGAGTGGACGGGTTAGCTTCACGGCTGATAGCCGCCGCATTAGAGAACTGGGAGCAAGCATCTACAGCCGGTACTTTAGCGACTCTTCTGCGTATGGTGATGCACGATGCGGATACGCAACGCACGTTCGACCAGTATTTTCGCGAGCAGATCCTGTCGCAAGTGGAAGCGTCCCTAGGGGAAGATTCGGCGCTTCTAGCTGAACTCGTAGCCGGATCTCTAGTGGGAGTGCTGATGATGCGGTACGTCGCACGGATTGAACCGCTCGCCTCCATCCCCGCGAGCGAACTCCACGACCGCCTTACCCCCATTGTCCAACTCTTATTCACCTGGGGGTTTTCCGCCAAGAGCTAG